Proteins found in one Malassezia vespertilionis chromosome 5, complete sequence genomic segment:
- a CDS encoding uncharacterized protein (EggNog:ENOG503P7PZ; COG:S), with the protein MAPRSVHALGLTNSKPHSSNSARRTGKKAVQQAQITEKAAQAERRRQQAEKRVERVYPAALLQCAEGRPTLDCDSAFYDNLWNETKKVMAHEPIHAEHLNRIEQMLRVFDLNPKYGPCSGLTRLERWKRAEELGEEPPSELAVILNTRQGVLDLRYSIVDQVDDCDTPQSQAFS; encoded by the exons ATGGCCCCAAGGAGTGTGCATGCGCTTGGTCTGACCAATTCCAAACCACACAGCTCCAATTCTGCACGAAGGACAGGGAAGAAGGCTGTACAACAAGCACAAATTACTGAAAAGGCCGCGCAAGCtgagcggcggcggcagcaaGCCGAGAAGCGTGTCGAGCGAGTCTACCCAGCAGCGCTTTTGCAATGCGCCGAAGGACGTCCTACGCTGGACTGCGATAGTGCGTTCTACGATAATTTATGGAACGAGACCAAGAAGGTCATGGCACACGAGCCCA TCCATGCAGAGCATTTGAATCGTATTGAGCAGATGTTGCGAGTGTTCGATTTGAATCCCAAGTACGGCCCATGCTCGGGCCTCACACGCCTTGAGCGCTGGAAGCGTGCCGAAGAGCTTGGAGAGGAACCACCGAGCGAGTTAGCGGTCATTTTGAATACGCGCCAAGGCGTGCTGGACCTGCGATACAGCATTGTCGACCAAGTCGACGACTGTGACACGCCCCAGTCGCAAGCATTCTCGTAA